In a single window of the Elaeis guineensis isolate ETL-2024a chromosome 6, EG11, whole genome shotgun sequence genome:
- the LOC105035206 gene encoding protein MET1, chloroplastic — MSLASITNPTLAASPSLPRRKPTKLSPCTHLPFRLSFPQSSFPLSEPPACFPAARLAKGSVFVAGVFSSATESQPSKSEGGEGGGEEEPYEEYEVELEKPYGLKFAKGRDGSTYIDAIAPGSAADKTGMFTVGDRVLATSAVFGTEMWPAAEYGRTMYTIRQRIGPLLMKMQKRYGKLINAGELTEKEIIRQERNSGVISNRVREIQMQNYMRKMEQKERRANDLREGLKLYRNGKYEEALEKFESVLGSKPEPDEASVASYNVACCYSKLNQVQAGLSALEDAMQAGYEDFKTIRNDPDLANLRASEEFEPIIKKYDESFVNENAINAIKSFFGIFNKK; from the exons ATGTCCCTTGCCTCTATTACCAACCCAACTCTCGCTGCTTCTCCTTCCCTTCCAAGAAGAAAGCCCACAAAGCTCAGCCCATGCACCCATCTTCCCTTCAGGCTCTCCTTTCCCCAGTCCTCCTTCCCGCTTTCCGAGCCCCCGGCATGCTTCCCTGCTGCCCGGTTGGCAAAAGGTTCGGTCTTTGTAGCCGGCGTTTTTTCGTCGGCCACCGAGTCTCAGCCTTCGAAATCAGAAGGTGGAGAGGGCGGAGGAGAAGAGGAGCCGTATGAGGAGTACGAGGTCGAATTGGAGAAGCCGTATGGGTTGAAGTTTGCGAAAGGACGCGACGGGAGCACCTACATCGATGCAATAGCACCTGGAAGCGCAGCAGACAAGACCGGGATGTTCACCGTTGGAGATAGAGTACTTGCCACCAG TGCTGTGTTCGGAACAGAGATGTGGCCGGCTGCAGAATATGGTCGAACAATGTATACAATTCGTCAAAGAATCGGTCCTTTGCTCATGAAAATGCAGAAGAGATATG GGAAGTTGATCAATGCTGGTGAGCTTACGGAGAAAGAGATTATAAGACAAGAAAGGAATTCCGGAGTTATTAGCAACAGAGTGAGGGAAATCCAG atGCAAAATTATATGCGGAAAATGGAACAGAAGGAACGTAGAGCGAATGATCTTCGTGAGGGGCTGAAGCTTTACAG GAATGGGAAATATGAAGAAGCTTTGGAAAAGTTTGAATCGGTATTAGGCTCGAAACCAGAACCAGATGAAGCTTCAGTAGCAAGTTACAATGTAGCATGCTGTTATTCCAAGCTTAATCAGGTAC AAGCTGGTCTTTCCGCGTTAGAAGATGCCATGCAAGCAGGATATGAAGATTTCAAG ACCATTCGAAATGATCCTGACTTGGCAAACTTAAGAGCTTCTGAGGAATTTGAGCCTATCATAAAGAAGTATGATGAGTCCTTCGTCAACGAGAATGCCATCAATGCCATCAAATCATTTTTTGGCATATTCAACAAGAAATAG